Genomic window (Vallitalea longa):
TCTATCTTCACAAGTTGTTTTCCTCTTAATTCAGCTTTATATTTAAGCATTGCAATGAACATTCCCCAACCATTATCAGATACGCTTTTACCAAATTTCAATGTTTGGCTCATACCTTTCATATTTAAGTCTTCTATCGCTATAGCATTGTATTTATTTACTAATTGAGTAGATAGTTTATGTAAAAAATTCGATCTTGCATTTTTGATTTTATAGTGTATTCTTGCTACTTTAATCTTTTGTTTGTACCAATTATTCGAAAACCTTACCATACGTGATAATT
Coding sequences:
- a CDS encoding RNA-guided endonuclease InsQ/TnpB family protein; the protein is LSRMVRFSNNWYKQKIKVARIHYKIKNARSNFLHKLSTQLVNKYNAIAIEDLNMKGMSQTLKFGKSVSDNGWGMFIAMLKYKAELRGKQLVKI